One segment of Erigeron canadensis isolate Cc75 chromosome 2, C_canadensis_v1, whole genome shotgun sequence DNA contains the following:
- the LOC122588531 gene encoding serine carboxypeptidase-like 25, which produces MAKLHNSHSFLIIFILFFQLTKSDQTFNDQKTHHLQEEEEEADRITSLPGQPNVTFNQFSGYVTVNQAAGRALFYWLTETPNHPLSKPLVIWLNGGPGCSSVAYGASEEIGPFRINKGATGLHLNKFSWNNVANILFLETPAGVGFSYSNRSSDLLDTGDRRTAEDSLQFVIRWMERFPRYKHREVYIAGESYAGHYVPQLARQIIRHNSISRSHSINLKGIMVGNAVTDNYYDNLGTVTYWWSHAMISDKTYHQLINTCDFRHQKNSNECESLYSYAMDQEFGNIDQYNIYAPPCNNSDGSHSSATHQTMRLPHRPHRMVRQTGYDPCTERYAEVYYNREDVQKAFHANTTRIPYKWTACSETLNRNWNDTDVSILPIYRELMAAGLRIWVFSGDVDSVVPVTATRFALAQLKLKTKVAWYPWYVKKQVGGWTEVYEGLTFATVRGAGHEVPLFKPRAALQLLVSFLKDQPLPKS; this is translated from the exons ATGGCAAAGTTACATAATTCTCACTCATTTCTTATCATTTTCATCTTGTTTTTTCAACTCACTAAAAGTGACCAAACATTTAATGACCAAAAAACCCAccaccttcaagaagaagaagaagaagctgaCAGGATTACATCACTTCCTGGCCAACCTAACGTCACTTTCAACCAGTTTTCCGGCTATGTCACCGTCAACCAAGCCGCCGGCAGAGCCCTTTTTTACTGGCTTACTGAAACCCCTAATCACCCTCTTTCTAAACCCCTTGTCATTTGGCTTAATGGAG GTCCTGGATGCTCTTCTGTGGCATATGGTGCATCCGAAGAAATAGGCCCCTTTAGAATAAACAAAGGGGCCACGGGATTGCACTTGAATAAATTTTCTTGGAACAATGTGGCTAACATCTTGTTCCTTGAAACTCCGGCTGGTGTTGGTTTCTCTTATAGCAACCGTTCATCGGACCTACTTGACACTGGTGATCGGCGGACTG CCGAAGATTCACTTCAGTTTGTGATACGGTGGATGGAGAGGTTCCCACGTTATAAGCATCGTGAAGTCTATATAGCAGGGGAAAGCTATGCCGGACACTATGTTCCTCAATTGGCGCGACAAATTATAAGACACAATTCCATTTCTCGTTCTCATTCCATCAATTTGAAAGGAATAATG GTTGGAAATGCTGTGACGGATAATTACTATGACAACCTTGGAACGGTAACATATTGGTGGAGTCATGCTATGATATCCGATAAAACGTACCATCAGCTAATCAACACATGtgattttagacaccaaaagaATTCAAATGAATGCGAATCGTTATATAGCTATGCCATGGATCAAGAATTTGGTAATATCGACCAATACAACATTTATGCACCCCCTTGTAACAACTCTGATGGTAGCCATTCGAGTGCCACCCATCAAACTATGCGGCTGCCCCATCGACCCCATCGG ATGGTAAGGCAGACCGGTTATGACCCGTGTACTGAAAGGTATGCAGAGGTTTATTACAATAGAGAAGATGTCCAAAAGGCGTTTCATGCAAATACCACAAGAATTCCATACAAATGGACAGCCTGCAG TGAGACTTTAAACCGGAATTGGAATGACACTGATGTCTCGATTCTTCCAATATATCGTGAACTGATGGCTGCTGGACTGCGAATTTGGGTATTCAG TGGGGATGTGGATTCAGTGGTTCCAGTCACGGCTACTAGGTTTGCATTAGCGCAACTCAAGTTGAAAACAAAGGTTGCGTGGTACCCTTGGTATGTCAAGAAACAG GTTGGAGGATGGACAGAGGTATATGAAGGGCTAACATTCGCAACAGTGAGAGGAGCAGGTCATGAGGTACCATTATTCAAGCCAAGGGCAGCATTGCAACTATTAGTGTCCTTCTTAAAAGACCAACCACTTCCCAAATCTTGA